One Homo sapiens chromosome 3, GRCh38.p14 Primary Assembly genomic window carries:
- the CDV3 gene encoding protein CDV3 homolog isoform X7, which yields MQISSEKEEDDNEKRQDPGDNWEEGGGGGGGMEKSSGPWNKTAPVQAPPAPVIVTETPEPAMTSGVYRPPGARLTTTRKTPQGPPEIYSDTQFPSLQSTAKHVESRNRDKEMEKSFEVVRHKNRGRDEVSKNQALKLQLDNQYAVLENQKSSHSQYN from the exons CAGTGAAAAGGAAGAAGACGATAATGAAAAGAGACAAGATCCAGGTGATAACTGGGAagaaggtggaggtggtggtggaggtatGGAAAAATCTTCAGGTCCCTGGAATAAAACAGCTCCAGTACAAGCACCTCCTGCTCCAGTAATTG tTACAGAAACCCCAGAACCAGCGATGACTAGTGGTGTGTATAGGCCTCCTGGGGCCAGGTTAACCACAACAAGGAAAACACCACAAGGACCACCAGAAATCTACAGTGATACACAGTTCCCATCCCTGCAGTCAACTGCCAAGCATGTAGAAAGCCGGAA CAG ggataaagaaatggagaagagCTTTGAAGTAGTAAGACACAAAAATAGAGGTAGGGATGAGGTTTCAAAAAACCAGGCCCTTAAACTTCAGCTAGACAACCAATATGCTGTGCTTGAAAATCAGAAAAGCAGCCACTCACAATACAATTAA
- the CDV3 gene encoding protein CDV3 homolog isoform d (isoform d is encoded by transcript variant 5): protein MQISSEKEEDDNEKRQDPGDNWEEGGGGGGGMEKSSGPWNKTAPVQAPPAPVIVTETPEPAMTSGVYRPPGARLTTTRKTPQGPPEIYSDTQFPSLQSTAKHVESRKDKEMEKSFEVVRHKNRGRDEVSKNQALKLQLDNQYAVLENQKSSHSQYN, encoded by the exons CAGTGAAAAGGAAGAAGACGATAATGAAAAGAGACAAGATCCAGGTGATAACTGGGAagaaggtggaggtggtggtggaggtatGGAAAAATCTTCAGGTCCCTGGAATAAAACAGCTCCAGTACAAGCACCTCCTGCTCCAGTAATTG tTACAGAAACCCCAGAACCAGCGATGACTAGTGGTGTGTATAGGCCTCCTGGGGCCAGGTTAACCACAACAAGGAAAACACCACAAGGACCACCAGAAATCTACAGTGATACACAGTTCCCATCCCTGCAGTCAACTGCCAAGCATGTAGAAAGCCGGAA ggataaagaaatggagaagagCTTTGAAGTAGTAAGACACAAAAATAGAGGTAGGGATGAGGTTTCAAAAAACCAGGCCCTTAAACTTCAGCTAGACAACCAATATGCTGTGCTTGAAAATCAGAAAAGCAGCCACTCACAATACAATTAA
- the CDV3 gene encoding protein CDV3 homolog isoform f (isoform f is encoded by transcript variant 7), with protein sequence MQISSEKEEDDNEKRQDPGDNWEEGGGGGGGMEKSSGPWNKTAPVQAPPAPVIETPEPAMTSGVYRPPGARLTTTRKTPQGPPEIYSDTQFPSLQSTAKHVESRKYLK encoded by the exons CAGTGAAAAGGAAGAAGACGATAATGAAAAGAGACAAGATCCAGGTGATAACTGGGAagaaggtggaggtggtggtggaggtatGGAAAAATCTTCAGGTCCCTGGAATAAAACAGCTCCAGTACAAGCACCTCCTGCTCCAGTAATTG AAACCCCAGAACCAGCGATGACTAGTGGTGTGTATAGGCCTCCTGGGGCCAGGTTAACCACAACAAGGAAAACACCACAAGGACCACCAGAAATCTACAGTGATACACAGTTCCCATCCCTGCAGTCAACTGCCAAGCATGTAGAAAGCCGGAA GTACTTAAAATGA
- the CDV3 gene encoding protein CDV3 homolog isoform c (isoform c is encoded by transcript variant 3), producing the protein MQISSEKEEDDNEKRQDPGDNWEEGGGGGGGMEKSSGPWNKTAPVQAPPAPVIVTETPEPAMTSGVYRPPGARLTTTRKTPQGPPEIYSDTQFPSLQSTAKHVESRKYLK; encoded by the exons CAGTGAAAAGGAAGAAGACGATAATGAAAAGAGACAAGATCCAGGTGATAACTGGGAagaaggtggaggtggtggtggaggtatGGAAAAATCTTCAGGTCCCTGGAATAAAACAGCTCCAGTACAAGCACCTCCTGCTCCAGTAATTG tTACAGAAACCCCAGAACCAGCGATGACTAGTGGTGTGTATAGGCCTCCTGGGGCCAGGTTAACCACAACAAGGAAAACACCACAAGGACCACCAGAAATCTACAGTGATACACAGTTCCCATCCCTGCAGTCAACTGCCAAGCATGTAGAAAGCCGGAA GTACTTAAAATGA
- the CDV3 gene encoding protein CDV3 homolog isoform e (isoform e is encoded by transcript variant 6) → MQISSEKEEDDNEKRQDPGDNWEEGGGGGGGMEKSSGPWNKTAPVQAPPAPVIVTETPEPAMTSGVYRPPGARLTTTRKTPQGPPEIYSDTQFPSLQSTAKHVESRKY, encoded by the exons CAGTGAAAAGGAAGAAGACGATAATGAAAAGAGACAAGATCCAGGTGATAACTGGGAagaaggtggaggtggtggtggaggtatGGAAAAATCTTCAGGTCCCTGGAATAAAACAGCTCCAGTACAAGCACCTCCTGCTCCAGTAATTG tTACAGAAACCCCAGAACCAGCGATGACTAGTGGTGTGTATAGGCCTCCTGGGGCCAGGTTAACCACAACAAGGAAAACACCACAAGGACCACCAGAAATCTACAGTGATACACAGTTCCCATCCCTGCAGTCAACTGCCAAGCATGTAGAAAGCCGGAA ATACTGA
- the CDV3 gene encoding protein CDV3 homolog isoform X8 → MQISEKEEDDNEKRQDPGDNWEEGGGGGGGMEKSSGPWNKTAPVQAPPAPVIVTETPEPAMTSGVYRPPGARLTTTRKTPQGPPEIYSDTQFPSLQSTAKHVESRNRDKEMEKSFEVVRHKNRGRDEVSKNQALKLQLDNQYAVLENQKSSHSQYN, encoded by the exons TGAAAAGGAAGAAGACGATAATGAAAAGAGACAAGATCCAGGTGATAACTGGGAagaaggtggaggtggtggtggaggtatGGAAAAATCTTCAGGTCCCTGGAATAAAACAGCTCCAGTACAAGCACCTCCTGCTCCAGTAATTG tTACAGAAACCCCAGAACCAGCGATGACTAGTGGTGTGTATAGGCCTCCTGGGGCCAGGTTAACCACAACAAGGAAAACACCACAAGGACCACCAGAAATCTACAGTGATACACAGTTCCCATCCCTGCAGTCAACTGCCAAGCATGTAGAAAGCCGGAA CAG ggataaagaaatggagaagagCTTTGAAGTAGTAAGACACAAAAATAGAGGTAGGGATGAGGTTTCAAAAAACCAGGCCCTTAAACTTCAGCTAGACAACCAATATGCTGTGCTTGAAAATCAGAAAAGCAGCCACTCACAATACAATTAA